The Musa acuminata AAA Group cultivar baxijiao chromosome BXJ2-2, Cavendish_Baxijiao_AAA, whole genome shotgun sequence genome contains the following window.
AGCAAGGTGGTGGACGCGATGGTCGACTTCGGGGCCTTCATCGCTGCGTTCAGGAATTCGATAACCAAGATGGGGGACGTCGGCGTTCTCACCGGCAAGGAAGGAGAGATCAGGAAGCACTGTCGCTTCGTGAACTGATCCACGACGTCGACCCTTCGGCTTTGCACGCCCGACGTGCCTGCATGCATCATCTGCTTTGCTGAGCGTTCACACAGTTCTATTCTTTTCCCTTTCATGTTCGACCTCATCCGATGTGATCGTGTGGGGTGCTCTCAATAAGAGACCCTTGGAGGAATAACCTCTGGGTTTTGTTTGCGTCTGTTTAAGCACTGTAATTTCATGGCTACTGTTTGTTGTTTTCAGCACTCAATTCATTTAAACATTATTGTTCTGATGATGGAATTCTATCCAGAATGGCCTCTATCAGAATGACTGGAGGAATGCCTCGACACCAGCAGTACAAGACAATCTAGATTTCGGCAGGAAATAACCATTTCAATGGTAAAGATGCTTGGGAAAGAACGGCAGGAACGTACGAAGAAGGCTGGAGGGAGCCAAATAGTTTACAGAGTAAGAATGATGAGCTTAAATATTATCCAAAGCAATCGATGCAATAGCCTCAACAGTTGCAGCTCCTGTAAGTTTCAGCAAGATCAGCATTCCATCACTGtttggtgaacttccggtgaCCAACTCATGCAGAACACTGATCCTTTAATTGGAAAGAACACAGGTAGCATATCTACATGAAAATTCCAGTAGAAAGAAGTAATTAACAGTAATAATTCGTATGTTTAATGCAAATTTTTGGAACATTGATTCCACCACAAGCAAATCATAGATCCGGCACCAAGGCACATGTCATCTCAGGAGGTGGCCAATGATTCTATCAGAAGCTGGTAACCTTCTGGGACTGATGACTGCTTTTGTACACACTCGGTCAGTGCTGGTATGTCGGCATTTACATCCAAAAGCCTTGCGAGTAAGAGGAGCAGATGAAAGTCAGAGATGCGTTTCACCAATGGAAGGTGCTTTGTCCGATCCAAGTGGTTCTTCAGAGTTCTCAACGTTACAGCAGTGATTCTGTTCTCTATAGGAAAACTCGAAGATAATGGCCCCTGCATATCAATTGAGCACATTAAAAATATGAAGGTACAGTAGTAAAATAAGGACAGGGTAACGGCATAAATAAGGGCTGTTGGCTCTATTGAACAGCTGCTCACCAATGTTCACTCTGCGACTTAGTTGAATCAATAGAGTAAACAACAGGATAATCAACATAGAAAGCAAATGTCGAGGAACCACACGATATTTGCTTGATCATTATACAACCATAAGATATTGCCAGATGCATATTTCTATTCCTTTTATCTGCCAGCATAATTGGACAGACTGCAGAAGCATGCATAAATTGTGCAAGACAAATGtcgataaagaataaaatttgcaAATGATTCACATCTGGTAGGACTACAAGATGATATTCTTCTGAAGAAACAAGTTTGGCACTTCTGCTTCTAGACCATTCTTAGGTCTAGAGAAAGCTTGAAGGGTTTACCACTGGTCGCATGACCTTAAAATTGCAACCAAGTTAGATATCTTCGTTGATCAATTTCGAAATTGAGAAACTCACTTTATCAATGAGTTTGGACCAATAGCCAGCAATAAAAATCTTGTTGAATCTTCCATGGAACCTTTTTAGAATAGATAGTGTTGCTAGATAGAGATTAGGATAGTCCTTAAACCAGCTAGCAGCCTCACTGTTCTATTCAGAATCCTCAAACATTGTAATAGCTCATAAAAAAATGTGAAGAAAATTCAATGAGAAAAAAACTAAGAAACTATGGAACTCAAATGAGCATGACCAAACCTCACTAATTCAATATGGATTCTTTTTTCTGATCCACGGTGAACAATCACAATGGTTAATCGCAAACTCTTCAAACAGCAATGGTTGTTGGATCTATCGAAGAGCAAGTGACAACTGTTACACTTCTGATAGAAGCTAGAACCCCACATCTTAGTTGAATCAGTCAAGCATACAATATGTTAATCCCCAAAAATAAGAATCATATGATATTTGGTTGATCAACTCCACAACCAGCAGCTATAGTTAGATTTGTATCTGTTCTTTTTATTTACAGCACATACAAACAGCCTGCAGCAGCATGGCATCTTCTCTAAACCACAGCAAGGTCAATAATAGTTCTAAACATGAATTTTCTGACACTGGATTCTTATCAGAAACAATTTTTTTGAATTCCTTTTGAGTTTTTTTCTGAAACTTTTTACATTGAAAATCATTGATAAATTTATATAAGGATAGTATTTACACTATCTACCATCCCTACTCTTCTATTTAGAATCTTAAATGAACTTTCATAGACCATAAAAATGAGTAAAAAAATCCTGAAGAAAAAAGTAAAAAGACTATTTAACTAAAATGGACACAATCCAACCTAACTCCATATGAATTCCTTTTTTATGGATCCACAGTGAACGATCATAAGGTTTAAGAGTTAAGTAATGCCTAGTCTTAGTTTGAGTGTGGCCTTTTTCTACTCCAGTTCCTTTTTTTCCTCTCTAGTCTTTTTTAAAACTCCCTTGTACTCTTTATTAACCATAATTTGTCAAAACAAGGGCTGACAACTCTTTAATCTGAAACCAATCAGTTCCTAATCTAATTGTCATTGATATATCACCCTTGAGCGTGGCATCTAAACAAATGAGGTTAAACTAGAGTGCCATAAATACAAGCTAAAGTATGCGTGATTTACATGATACAGTGACTTATTGCTAACAAAAAGTGTAATTTTCAAGTGGAGATTTCAACATCAAGTTATGCCTAAAGAATTGCTTCCAATTCTTATTACATCTTAACTTAAAGATTGATTTTGTCTTAGATATTATAAACTACAACACCAGCAAGCTATAATCAATGCATATCAGAGTTGGAGACACTGATTagcatattttatatacatgtagGAACCTTGTCCATATGTTGTCTGTCTTCTTCCTCCACGGGATCCACCTCTCCTATTCTTTGAGCACCATCATTGACATGTTAACCTGAAAATTCTCATAACTTCCATGGTTCTACAAAATTCAACTTGCTAAGCAATTGACTATGTTAATTTGTGGGCATCTGGTtctgtttaaaaaaataaattagatgaCAAATATTAAGTTGCAATACCTTCTATTTAAGAGTTTTATCTGGACCTGAACTTCGATAAAAAAGGTGTTAGTCTGAACAAAATAGGAGCGTGATTAGGCAGCTATTCCAGGCCCTGTTTGTGTTTGTTTTATAATCCCCAACTTAGAGTTTCAAGTGTAGTCTAATTAGTGCTTAAGGAAAGGAGAATTTTCGATGAAATCACCAAAACAAGTTCAGATGTGTTGCAGGCCACCTTTTCACCTATTCTTTTATTACTCTTCTTGATACCTTTCTTCCCGATCTACTATTTCTGTCATCTACCTTTTTTTGCTACATATTTGGTGCACAGATTTAAAACAACAGCAGCTTCCTCTTGAGTTCCAAACCTCAATTCCACCAAGATTATACCAGACAACCAAACATGAGTCATATTTAAATTGAATAATATTCAAAATCAGTCAGCTGCCTTTTCCCGTAAAAGAACCTTTAGAACAGAGACTTGATAATCAAGTTATGTGAAACATATGAAAATCaggtttcatcatcatcatcggaaAATTATCTTAACCTTGACTCATACATCTATACGAAATCAAATCCAAAGGGTTTGCAGATATTGCTGTCAAATCCAAATTTCCTGTCAAAATTTGAACTTCATCACCAGTATGCACTCATACCCATTTAGAACCTCACCAGCACATTGACCATTCTCTTCTTTGTCTGAATTGACTACATTTTCCTTGGTGAACATTACACATATCTGGTTAGAATGAAATTAGGaaacagaaaaaaaatcataactaCGAAATACTATAATCAAGCCAAGGCTAAATAAGAAAGAGGTATGGCTTGTTGCTGTCGAAAAAACTCCATCCAGCACAAATAAAATCCTCCAGGTTAGAGATCAGGCTGAAATGCATACCAAACCTTTTATCGGCTGTACCAACACACACTAAATTAAAACCATTACAATTTTCTCCTTGGATTACTTTGAATCATGTCATCCTGGCATAAAACACTGACACTGAGCAACAAAGAGCCTCCTTGTTAGAAATCCATTAAAGATGATCAAACTAGTCAGGATTAATGTACATTGAGACAGACACTAAGTCAATCCAAAAGCTAAATCAGTTAGATTGTGAGCTAAAATCAAATATAAATTATCGACTCTCAATATTTATCGATGTGAAACTATTCTTTTAGTCCTCTTTTTCAATCTTCTCCTCACTCTAACACTCAAGACTAGCATTATTGGAAGAACCAATTTAGCCAATATATGACACAGATCTTATGAATTTTCTACTTTGAGGGATTGAAGCGTGAAGTTATTCTATTAGCAAAGAGAGATTGTGCGTGTATAATGAAACTGACCTGGTGATCGGAGATCTTCACAGGCACTAAGAAGAAATCGTTGTCGACCTCCCTGGTGTCCTTTACCCCGACCACCACATCCTTCTTCATCTTCGACACCCTGGGGTCATCATCCTCCCCGAACTCGGTCACGAACCACCCCTCCTTGAAGAGGCGGATGCAGGTGTCGCTCATCTGGAAGGCCTCGAAGTGCACGTCGGCAGCGCCATCCTCCCCAACCTTGAGCTTGACAATTGCAGTCACCCACTCAGGGATGCCGCCCTCGGCTTGCATCTCAGCGGCCTGCAGGACCTCACGGCCGGACATGGTGTACTCGGCAGTGCCAGCCTTGCGACCAACGGCCTGGGAGAAGATGAACCCGACCCTGCGCATGCCGAGACCCGCAGCGATGGACTCGACGAGGGCCTCCTCGTCGGGGTCTCGGAAGAGAGTGGCGGCGTCCTCGGAGCCCTGCTGGGGGGGCTCATAGACGAAGTCTACGACGACGGAGTGGGCGGCCTCGTCCACATGGCCGTAGAGGAAGCCGGCGCGCTTGACGGCGAAGGCGAGGGTGTCGGCGACGTACAGCTGGAAAGCGTTGGCGGCGTCGCGGTCAAAGGATGCGGCGGCGCAGTGGGGGGACTCCTGGCGGGCGACGCGGACCTGGCGGGCCATGAGGTCGTCGATGGTCATCTTGCGGCGGCCAAAGGATCCAGCGGGGGTGAAAGGCGGGGGCGTGGGGACAGCGGCCGCGGCGCGGCGGAGGCCGGCGGGGAAAGAGAGGTAGAGGATGGAGCCATGGGCGAGGGGGAGGGAGGAGAGGCGGGCGGAGGGGTCGAGGGCAGGGGTCTGGGCCTTGGAGGGGAGTAGGAGATTGGGGTCGAGGGAGAGGGTTTGGGCAGCGGCGGGGACGCCGAGCTGGGACTCGATGAGCGAGCGAATGGTGGCGACGGTGGCGGCGGAGGGGTCCGGCACGGTGACGCGCTCCAGGCCGTCACGGCTGCGGATCCGAAGGATCATTTTCCTCTGCTTCCTGTTTGTTTTCTTGGAGAGGAAGGAACGCTGTAGCTGTAGATGCAGCGGTTGCTGGCGCTTTGGAGTTATAAAGCAACAAAGCGAAGGTAGGAAAGAGGAGATGAGAAAAAGGAAAAGTGTCAGCCGAAGGAATCCAACTTTATTGATTATGCTTATATATGTTTCCATTTTCAgattttacatattattttttttcttcttaatatttttagatGCAACTTAGCAATGGCAGATGAATATAAGTAGCGGATTTTTAGTATTTTAGGGACATGtatgttatattaaaattataaatgagaaaaattatcattttccATAAATAGCGAAATATAAATACGGGTGTAAATATATAGAGGAAAATTGTCAAATCTTGATTTAATGGACGGTCGAAAAGGCGGTCATCAGATTCTTAACTTTTCTTCGAGGAAATGGACGGTTCAAAATTCGTGCAGTGCTTCAATTCCATCCACGGATCTCGAACGTCCGTTCGCATGGACCGCGTTTGGGCCCAACCCAAGTGGGCCCTCGGATTGCGATCGAACCCATAAATAAGATTGTTGGTGGGAGCTTATTAATGAATCAGTTGGCAATGACATATACGGATTGATTAGTGTATTATTGTATAAGCGACGGATCTTAGATTTAAATTCAGTGAGCATTTTAtatatcatttaattttttttaaaaatatattaatttactgACATTATATATGTGATGGGGGTTGATGATACGGTACcatatttttcttttatgaatggTGATAATAAATTCATAATTAGGCTCTCAATATTGTTTTCTCAGTCGATGTGAGTTGATTGTATCTATGACATATTTGAAACATTGTTGACCTTGTAACAAGCATGAACAATAACAAGTCCATTTACACCCAAAGGAAAGGAACACGAGTAGAGCAGATCCAACACTGAAGATTAGATTTGGAAGACAACTGAAAGCTGTGAGCATGGCCTCTCCCTCTCTTTCATACAATTAGGACTCGAATATGCACAAGGTGTGGCACACCAGAGAGTCCATGGCCGAGTTCACTGCTCCAGAGCAAGCTGCTTATGTCGGTGGAGATCGTTGAGGTACCTCGAAGAGGTGTAGTCGTCCATGTCGCAAGTATCGATCAATGGCGGTCTAGCAACCTTGTAATTGGATTCTTTTCCTATGATCTCCATCAGCCCCTCCTCACCTCGCAGAAGCCGAACCACCTGCACGCAGAACGGCACCGTCCTGTTTCACTCGGACTTAGGAGTAACAATGAGAAGGTTTGGCTCTCACCTCATTCATGGTTGGCCTCGAGGTCGAGAGGTGGTGAATGCACGCTGAGGCGACTTGCAGCGCGCGTGCCAGTTCCTTCGCATCGTAAGATTCTTCGAGAGAGGGGTCGACGAGCTGCTTCACGCTGTTCGCATCGAGCAGTGGTCTTGCCTGGTGCAAGCACAGAGCCTGTGATCATTTCTCAGGTGGCACGATGGCACATAAAATATACTTCAGAAGAACCAGCAATTTGTCTGTGTGTATTCCCATCAAACATGTTGTCTACTTgtttatgacttgattttgactaataattTCTTGATCACAACCAAGTTTCAGCATCCTTTGATCATCACCAGGTGTTAATGCATAGATTTGGTAGTGAACTTGCAACAGAGATCAACCAGCAGCCTTAAAAAGGTGGAGAAGCATCGGTCATACCCATATCACCAAGCTTTGTCTCGAGGAATCAATTGCTCGCCTTCCTGTTATGAGCTCCAGCAGCAGCACCCCAAAGGCAAACACATCCGTCTTCTCATTCACCACTCCGTGCATGAAGTACTCCGGTGCCAAGTATCTAGACATCATGGTCGCACTGAACTTTAACAAGCACTCCAATTCAAGCTCAAGAAATGGACTTCAATTGATCTCACCCGAATGTGCCTTCGATGGGGAACACAACATGGTGATTCCATTTGTCTGGCAGCCACTTTGCAAGCCCGAAATCGGAGATCTGCGTGTTACAGAAAAAAATCCTCAAATATCGGTAGAGAAATGTAATTTGGAATGCAAGATAAGTAGAATATGTAGATCGACAAGAAAGAGACATAGAACAACTGTGTCTTAGATACTCTACTCGCTTGATGATGTTACAGCTAAAAGATTTTACTGACTCTAAAAGCTACCAATCTTAATTGAAGCCGCCACACGACTCTCTTAGATACTGAAATGAGCACCTGAGGTTGGAAGTCTTCAGTTAAGAGTATGTTTGAGGCCTTGATATCTCTGTGGATTATGCGCCTTTGGCAGCCCTCGTGGAGGTAGCGCAGGCCTTCTGCAATGCCTGCGGCGATCTGAAACCTCACCCTCCAATCGAGAGCCTCCTTTGAACCTGGAGAACTGATGCCGTCTTCATCACTGGACTACAGAGTTTGCTGGTGAGAATTATGTtgcaagaagcagcagcagccttACCATGGAGCAGAGAAGCCAAGCTTCCATGAGGGGAGAACTGCAGAACCAGGTGCAGACCCCCTTCCACGCTGAACCCCAGCAGCTGTGCAGCGTTAGGGTGGTTCACATGAGCAATGATTCCAAGCTCGGATAAGAAATCCCCTATCCTCTCCTCCTCGCTCTCCCTCTTTATCAGCCTCTTCACTGCCACAAGTTGGCCATCACCCAAACACCCTTTATAGACCTCTGCATGTCCTCCCTTGCCGACCAACTTGTCTATCAAAGAATTGATCGCAAATGATGAATCGGAAGAAGCCCAAATTAGTCATTGATGGCAGCCGGATGCAGAACGGAGGAGATGTTTACCTGGGCTGAACCCATCGGTGGCAGCTGCAAGCTCTTCGTATGCGAAGCTCCTCCATGAAGGCCTGGCCATCTTGACCTCCACTACGATTCGTCCACTTTCGGTCCCATCCTTGCTGCTCCTGATCCTCTCCAAGGCCCTGCGCAAGCTCGATCTCCCGGTTGCTGGTGGAAACGTCGACAGCCTCGTCATCGACCTTTTCTTTCTCATTATGAACCCTGCAATCAGGTTGCGCCACTGCACGCTGTGGGACTCCAGTCTTGTCCCGCATGGGGCTATCGATCGGTCCACCGATGAAgtgtcgctgctgctgctgttcccaTCGGATTCTGCACTTGATGTAGAGTCAAGCACGCCTCTGGGCGAGTTCTGGTCGGAGCCATCGACGCTGTGGGCTTCGGACTCTACTATGGAGTTGTGATCGAGCGCGGCTCCATCGGGTGATCTCTGATCGGAGCCATCAACGCTGTTGTCTTCACTCTCTGCTTTGGAACTCTGTTCATTCTCCTCTGTTCCTGTAAGAAtcagcaataaaaatatgattttttttcgttGTTTATCATTAATCTGTCTCGGTTCAAACACCTTCCTTGATGATTCAATGCCGCAAAACAATGAAAGATGTCGAGTTGCCGATAGATAAAGTTCCAATAGTAAGGTTTATTCCTCTTGATCTTAGTACAAGTTTTTGAAGATGTAATGATCATATCAAAATAGCATAATATCCGATCTTTGGAGACCAAAGCCACCGATAGATACTATGCTCCCCTGATCAAAATAACAGTAAAAAGAACAACAGGAAGATTTCATGACAATAAAAAGGGACTGATTGTATGATCTGAAGCTTACCTTTTACCGGAATCGAAGGATCCTTCTGCGCCTCCTTGGGAGAAAGCTGCTCTGCTGATTCCACAAGTACTGATGACGAATCAAGAACAAGAACCCAAAAGAACAAAATAGCACGAGCGGAAGCATACCTTCTACAGAGTTCGAATTACTCTTGGGGGCTTCTTCCTGATCAAGCTCTGGAGATTGAAGAAAATACTCGATCAACTTCATCAGTCAGAACATGGGTGTTAGCAGGTTGCAAGAAAGACAAGACAGATTTGAGCACCAGAATACCTTCCTTGGAAGTCATTGGGGTTCTTTTGGCTTCCCTGGATGGTTGGGAAGTTTCAAACTTGGGTGAGAGGAAAAGAGTGGCTTGGAAGACGGTAGAAGAGGCCAAGGAATGAGGGGGAGAGAAAGTCTTGCTGGGAGttgaaaggagagagagagagagagagagagagagagagagagagggaagctgTTGTTTTCAAACACAGGAGGGCATCTCTTGTGTGTTGGTTATTCCTGGAGATGGAGTGCAGCACTGGGTGGTATCAAGCATgatagagggagagagagaggttcTTAAAAGGCACAAAAGGGGGGTCAAGCTCCTGCAATGGAACTGGTGCTGTGTATCTGAACCAGACATGTGATGTCTGCTTTTTGCCCAGGGACCCACCAGGAATGGGAACAGCAAGATATAGTTGGATATCCTCCTTAGATTGAGGTCTGCAGAGGTGATGTGGGAGATGCATGGTTGGGAAAAATTAGAATTTCTTTTGGCTGTGAGTGAATGAGTATATCCCATTGTAATAAACAAGATATGAGATGTTTTattgagaaaataaaaatatttattcattcaattttcattagtaaaaaattcaatcataaacatattcatttaataataaaaaaattatttttaatcatttgttttctcattttttatttctaaattatcTAAACCGTCGAAATGATCTGATCGAACTGATCTATCCTATATCAACTCCCGCTAGATCCTCTCTGCTGCACCTGAGCTTGATTTCTTCCTGCAGCAGGCAGTAGATGGCAGGCACAGTCTGGGTCTCCTTCACCACCACACATGGGATGAAGCGTGAGAGAGGGAAAGCTTGAGCTGCTGCTCCATGTACATTTTCCATGTCAGGTCAAAGCAGAGCAGCACCGAGTTGCTGCGATCAAAGAAGAAGCACTGTAAATAGCTTGTGTTTTTCTCGATATGTGGAAAAGTCTGAGTCAGTCACAGTAGCGTCTCATCCATCAGTCCATGACTTGTTGTTTCTCCCAGTAACTATTTCTTACAAGCATACAGAACCGTAGTAAATACTCCTCCTATTTGTTCTTTTCAGTGTGGTGTTGGGTTCATGTCTCAGTGGGTGAACTAATCCCCATCCTGATGATGCAGTTGTGGACGTCAAGAACACTGACCTCGGAAGCTTAAGGAGTTGCCGGTGCTTGATCTCGTACCAAGTCAAATGGATCTGTGACGTGCCCAGATTTGTCAAAGGCCATATCTCAACACGCAGACATCTAATCAACGTGTAGCTCGCTGGAGTGAGAGAGATTGGGCAGGTAATACCACTTGTACTACTGCACTTGGTGGATGAGGGGGCCCTGCAGGAAGTAGTAGTAGGTTTGGTATTCCTAACCTCCGATCTGCAtcaatcttttcttcttcttcttattcttctttagCTTTAGCTTTCTGGTTGGGTCTTTAACCAAGGAAGAAGAAGCTAAGAGCATGAGAACGTGGTGGTGGGATGGTTGGTCTGCGGCACTAACCCGAGCCTGAGACAAGTTGATTGACCTACTTTGACTTGCCAGAGCTGCTCCAAAGATCGAAAGGATAAAGAAGCGGAAGAAGAGTTCTGATTTGTTGTTATGTGACGCGATTTGTCGCGGAGATTTCGGCTCGTGAGGTGCTGTTGATACTTAACCCAAATTCCGCCGCAAAGAGAGGCGGAAGCTGACTTACGAATCGTTGACCTTTTCCTAACGCAATCTACGGCGGATACGTTCCGCCGAAGCTTTTGCGGGGAGTTGAAGCTGAACGTGATATATAAATCGGAATCAACGGCATGGAAGCTTTTGCTAACACTCGAGGATGAGATATTACCTTTCCATTACATCTCATGGACATCAGTTTTACACAGGCTGCAATTGTAGAGAGATCTCAACTCATATGAGCTCCTTGCAGCAGTCATCAAGCATACATCATTACAAGTGGTGACAACTCATCTTAGTAGTGCCCTTACTGAAGGGCGAACTAAGAAAGAAACCACCTTAAGACAAGCATCTACTAATACTCTTCCCATCCATTCTATTGCATTCATTCATTTGTTCTTTGCAACTCAGTCTCGGCATCCATATGGATGTTTCCAGTTGCTAACATCCAAAGTCCCAACAGTACTTCCTGAAATTGATCAGCTGCAACCTGTTGAAGAATGCCAGAGAATCTGAAAATGATTGGACATGTGAGCTCCATAACTGAAGAAAGATCCATAAATTGATCCGTGTAAGAGGTCGTGCTTGGGATCCATAGAACAAACCTATTGAGAATAATGGACAACAGGAAGATTATAATGAAATAGATATGGTGACACAATAAGCTACAGTTTGACTAAAGAGAGTCCTTGGAAAACACAATCTGAAAATTATATGCGACAAGAAAGTGTTGGTGGAAGAATCTTAGCATTTCGATGGACGCAATATGCAATAATTCAGTGGCTGAAACAAAGACGCGGAGAAAAGAAAGTTCAAAATGGCTAAACCAAGTCGCAACATATAATTGAGAATGATGTATCTATTCATCCTTTGATCTCACCCGTATCAGAACCTAGGGGAGCTTGTGGGTATCCTCACTGGTGCAACTCCTGGCATGACTGCAGTACGCTTTTGCCGCAAGTAAATAACTGAACCACTTATAAGTAACAAGCCCACCATAATCACCTGTTGAAGCACAAAAGAGGGAAGGAGATTAGACGATTGCTAAACAGTTTACGAAGATGTCAGAATGGTTCACGACAGAAACTAATGCTGTACAACtgattattttataaattgtGTAGAAGCCCCAGCATGTGGCAAGAATTAATCAAGAACATCCAAGTTCAACAGGAATGTCAAGCATATGGATGCTCAAAGCAACTTCTGACATCTAGAGGAACTCATTGAGTTTAGAGTCGCATTGCAAGAGCAAACAACAAAGTTCAATGAACCTCTTCACAATTAACTCTCGATTACCACTACTCCG
Protein-coding sequences here:
- the LOC103970163 gene encoding NPL4-like protein produces the protein MILRIRSRDGLERVTVPDPSAATVATIRSLIESQLGVPAAAQTLSLDPNLLLPSKAQTPALDPSARLSSLPLAHGSILYLSFPAGLRRAAAAVPTPPPFTPAGSFGRRKMTIDDLMARQVRVARQESPHCAAASFDRDAANAFQLYVADTLAFAVKRAGFLYGHVDEAAHSVVVDFVYEPPQQGSEDAATLFRDPDEEALVESIAAGLGMRRVGFIFSQAVGRKAGTAEYTMSGREVLQAAEMQAEGGIPEWVTAIVKLKVGEDGAADVHFEAFQMSDTCIRLFKEGWFVTEFGEDDDPRVSKMKKDVVVGVKDTREVDNDFFLVPVKISDHQGPLSSSFPIENRITAVTLRTLKNHLDRTKHLPLVKRISDFHLLLLLARLLDVNADIPALTECVQKQSSVPEGYQLLIESLATS
- the LOC135584934 gene encoding receptor-like cytosolic serine/threonine-protein kinase RBK1 isoform X4, with translation MTSKEELDQEEAPKSNSNSVEEQLSPKEAQKDPSIPVKGTEENEQSSKAESEDNSVDGSDQRSPDGAALDHNSIVESEAHSVDGSDQNSPRGVLDSTSSAESDGNSSSSDTSSVDRSIAPCGTRLESHSVQWRNLIAGFIMRKKRSMTRLSTFPPATGRSSLRRALERIRSSKDGTESGRIVVEVKMARPSWRSFAYEELAAATDGFSPDKLVGKGGHAEVYKGCLGDGQLVAVKRLIKRESEEERIGDFLSELGIIAHVNHPNAAQLLGFSVEGGLHLVLQFSPHGSLASLLHGSKEALDWRVRFQIAAGIAEGLRYLHEGCQRRIIHRDIKASNILLTEDFQPQISDFGLAKWLPDKWNHHVVFPIEGTFGYLAPEYFMHGVVNEKTDVFAFGVLLLELITGRRAIDSSRQSLVIWARPLLDANSVKQLVDPSLEESYDAKELARALQVASACIHHLSTSRPTMNEVVRLLRGEEGLMEIIGKESNYKVARPPLIDTCDMDDYTSSRYLNDLHRHKQLALEQ
- the LOC135584934 gene encoding receptor-like cytosolic serine/threonine-protein kinase RBK1 isoform X2 — protein: MKLIEYFLQSPELDQEEAPKSNSNSVEEQLSPKEAQKDPSIPVKGTEENEQSSKAESEDNSVDGSDQRSPDGAALDHNSIVESEAHSVDGSDQNSPRGVLDSTSSAESDGNSSSSDTSSVDRSIAPCGTRLESHSVQWRNLIAGFIMRKKRSMTRLSTFPPATGRSSLRRALERIRSSKDGTESGRIVVEVKMARPSWRSFAYEELAAATDGFSPDKLVGKGGHAEVYKGCLGDGQLVAVKRLIKRESEEERIGDFLSELGIIAHVNHPNAAQLLGFSVEGGLHLVLQFSPHGSLASLLHGSKEALDWRVRFQIAAGIAEGLRYLHEGCQRRIIHRDIKASNILLTEDFQPQISDFGLAKWLPDKWNHHVVFPIEGTFGYLAPEYFMHGVVNEKTDVFAFGVLLLELITGRRAIDSSRQSLVIWARPLLDANSVKQLVDPSLEESYDAKELARALQVASACIHHLSTSRPTMNEVVRLLRGEEGLMEIIGKESNYKVARPPLIDTCDMDDYTSSRYLNDLHRHKQLALEQ
- the LOC135584934 gene encoding receptor-like cytosolic serine/threonine-protein kinase RBK1 isoform X1, yielding MKLIEYFLQSPELDQEEAPKSNSNSVEAEQLSPKEAQKDPSIPVKGTEENEQSSKAESEDNSVDGSDQRSPDGAALDHNSIVESEAHSVDGSDQNSPRGVLDSTSSAESDGNSSSSDTSSVDRSIAPCGTRLESHSVQWRNLIAGFIMRKKRSMTRLSTFPPATGRSSLRRALERIRSSKDGTESGRIVVEVKMARPSWRSFAYEELAAATDGFSPDKLVGKGGHAEVYKGCLGDGQLVAVKRLIKRESEEERIGDFLSELGIIAHVNHPNAAQLLGFSVEGGLHLVLQFSPHGSLASLLHGSKEALDWRVRFQIAAGIAEGLRYLHEGCQRRIIHRDIKASNILLTEDFQPQISDFGLAKWLPDKWNHHVVFPIEGTFGYLAPEYFMHGVVNEKTDVFAFGVLLLELITGRRAIDSSRQSLVIWARPLLDANSVKQLVDPSLEESYDAKELARALQVASACIHHLSTSRPTMNEVVRLLRGEEGLMEIIGKESNYKVARPPLIDTCDMDDYTSSRYLNDLHRHKQLALEQ
- the LOC135584934 gene encoding receptor-like cytosolic serine/threonine-protein kinase RBK1 isoform X3 produces the protein MTSKEELDQEEAPKSNSNSVEAEQLSPKEAQKDPSIPVKGTEENEQSSKAESEDNSVDGSDQRSPDGAALDHNSIVESEAHSVDGSDQNSPRGVLDSTSSAESDGNSSSSDTSSVDRSIAPCGTRLESHSVQWRNLIAGFIMRKKRSMTRLSTFPPATGRSSLRRALERIRSSKDGTESGRIVVEVKMARPSWRSFAYEELAAATDGFSPDKLVGKGGHAEVYKGCLGDGQLVAVKRLIKRESEEERIGDFLSELGIIAHVNHPNAAQLLGFSVEGGLHLVLQFSPHGSLASLLHGSKEALDWRVRFQIAAGIAEGLRYLHEGCQRRIIHRDIKASNILLTEDFQPQISDFGLAKWLPDKWNHHVVFPIEGTFGYLAPEYFMHGVVNEKTDVFAFGVLLLELITGRRAIDSSRQSLVIWARPLLDANSVKQLVDPSLEESYDAKELARALQVASACIHHLSTSRPTMNEVVRLLRGEEGLMEIIGKESNYKVARPPLIDTCDMDDYTSSRYLNDLHRHKQLALEQ